Below is a window of Thermofilum sp. DNA.
TCGCAACTATAGTTGCGGAAAGCTTCGAGGACTGCCTTAAGGGCGGTTGCTATTTCCACGCCGGCTACCGCTGCAACCGACGCAGACGCTAAGAGCAGAGGGCCTGGCCCGTGCACCGCGTAGGAGCGGCAGAATCTCAAAACTGCGGAGCAGTTACTTGGGTCGAGCGGTTCGAGCCCGAGGAGCTCTGCTTCCGCGCGGAGAGCCTCAGCCTCGAGAGGGTCTCGGAGAAAAGCTTCAGCGCACTTGTCCAGAGGAAGCCATACTGCGTCGAGAGGCATTAGTAGAGCGTAGTAAACTGGCACCATCGAATCCCAGATAACAGTGATCTCGGATAGAGGGGTGCAGAAGCCGAGGCTGAAGGGGACTGCAACCACGGGAACGCTGGGGTTTAAGTATTCGAAGAGCGACTCGCGCAGTGAGAGGCGCTTGTGTTTCGTCACCGCGAGTGCTCTCGCCGCAGATGCTGCAGCCCAGCCCCCGAAAGCTACTATGCTTTTGAAGCCTCCTGAATCCAGGAGCGCTTTCACCTCCTCTAGCTCCAGAATGTCGGGAGCCCTGACCTGGAAGTGCGGCTGGATGCCTATCTCGGCTAGCTCTCGCGCTGCGAGCTCGTCTGAGAGGATTGCCGCGCGCTCTGGAAGCTTCCTCGGTATGAGATCGAGCCTCGTGAAAACGATTCTCATGCGAGTTTCCGCGAGATAGGGATATATATTGTCCTCCGCAAGTGGGATGCCTGCTGGTGGTCCCTATTGTGCAGCGAGTATTCAACACGCTGACGCGAAGCCTTGAGCTTTTTGAGCCTGTTACTCCAGGCAGAGTGAGTATTTACGTCTGCGGGCCAACGGTCTACGACTACACGCACCTTGGCCACGCTCGAACCTACGTTGCTTTCGACGTCATTAAGCGTTACTTTAGGCTTCGAGGCTTCGACGTCATGCACGTGCAGAACATCACGGACATCGATGACAAGATCATTAACCGCGCTAGGCAGGAGGGTCGTGACTGGAGGGAGATCGTGGACGTCTTCACTAGAGACTACTGGACGATGCTGAGCCAGCTCCGCATAAGCGTCGACGCGCACCCCCGGGTAACTGACCACGTTCAGGAGATCATACGGTTCATAGAGGAGCTGATCGAGAAGGGTTACGCCTACGTGGCTCCAAGCGGGAGCGTGTACTTCGACGTTGACACGTACGATGACTATGGTAGGCTGAGCGGCAGGCTGGACAAGCAGCTGTGGAGCCAGGAGGAGTTCGCCGCGGAGAAGAAACACCCTTACGATTTCGCCCTATGGAAAGCGAGGAAGCCCGGTGAGCCGTACTGGGATTCTCCCTGGGGTCCCGGGAGGCCGGGCTGGCACATTGAGTGCAGCGTAATGTCCTCCAGGTACTTTGGCCGGCAGTTCGACATACACGGGGGAGGCTCCGACCTCATATTCCCCCACCATGAGAACGAGAGGGCGCAGAGCGAGGCTCTTTTCGGGACCAGGCCGTGGGTAAAGTACTGGCTGCACACGGGTATGCTTCAGATACGTGGAGAGAAGATGAGCAAGAGCCTCGGCAACATCATCCCTATGCACGAGATTCTAGGAAAGTACGACCCACTGGTGTTGAGGCTCTGGCTGGCTACGGCCCACTACAGGACTCCACTGAACTACACCGAGGAAGCTTTAGAGCAGGCGGCTCAGAACCTCTCAAGGCTGAGAACTTCAGTGTCCATTCTTAAGCAGATTCTCAAGGAGGTTGAGCCCAAGGGGCGGGCTGACGAGTGGGAGCTCGAGGTGCTTAGGGAGCTTAGCGCCATAAGGTCCCGGTTCCATGAAAGCATGGAGGACGATTTCAACGCGAGCGCGGCCTTTGCGGAGGTCATGGCGCTTTCGAGGGTGATCTTCGCTAGGATAGCTGAGAAACCATCGTACACGCTCGCGGTTAGAGCTTACAGCATGCTCCGGGAGTTCAACGCCGTTTTAGGCGTTCTCGACGAGGAGTTCGCCGAGGCTCCGAGGGAGCTCGTAGAGGACCGGCTCCTCGACTTGCTCGTCGAGGTAAGGAGTGTGCTCAGACGCGAGAAGCGCTACGAGCTCTCAGACTACATTCGGGAGAGGCTTCTAGAGCTGGGTATCCAGCTGATGGATGAGAAAGATAAGACACGATGGGTTAGAATGCGCTAACGTAGGGGGATTTTCTTCTCGAGGCCAAGCCCGAGAGCCAGAGCACCGAGTATTCCCACGTTCCCCCCGAGCCTCGTCAGCACGATCTCGGGAACAGAGTTCACGGCGTACTTTTCAACCCTTCTCCTCAACCCCTCCAGAAGGATATCCTGATTGTTGAGCGCTACGGAGCCCCCCACAACTATCAGCTCGGGGTCGTACACGTCCACGATGTTCGCAAAGCCGTAGGCGTTGAACCGGTTGACCCAGGTGATCACCTCGCGGGCGAGGGGGTCTCCTCTTCTGAAAGCTTCGAAAACATCCTTAGCGGACAAGCCGGAGTCAAGGACCAGCGATGTTTCTTCCCGAAGGTCCGGCCTGAGCTCTGCGAGGTACCTGGTTAGGTTGGGAATGCCGCGCCCCGAGGAGTAAGCCTCCCAATGACCTCTCCTGCCGCAGCCGCACTCGAGGCGCTCCTCAGCATCCACGACCGTGTGTCCCACCTCGTGGGCGTTACCCTCCTTCCCTAAGAGAAGCTCGCCATCCACGTAGACTCCGCCGCCGATCCCAGTGCTGATAGTCACGTAAACGAAGTTGCCGACGTCCCGCCCCCCACCCCACCACTTCTCCCCGACAGCTGCAGTCACAGCGTCGTTGGCAAACGCCACGGGCCTGCCGAGCAGCTCCCGCAAGGGTCTCACAACCTCGATTCTGCGGAAGGGCATGTTGGGTGCTCCCACGACTTCCCCTCTCCTGATATCGAGAGGGCCCGGAGACCCGACACCGACTCCTGCTGCCTCCACACGGTGCTTCCGCTCAAGCTCTCTTGCGATGCTCGCTATCCTAGCTATGTACTCCTCCGGATCCCTGGTTTCCCACGTGGCGAAGACAACAACCTCGAGAAGCTCGCCGTCATCGCTGCCGAGAGCCACTCTGGTGTTCGTCGCCCCGATATCTACTGCAATGGCGTATCTCACGAGCTCTCGACCATTGATGGTGTTCGTTTCGCTTTAACTTGATTTCGCCTCGCTAGCTCAGGTCTTATTCTTCACGCCCGAAACGCATTAAAGATCCTTCGCGAGAGGTTGTACGGAATGATGAGGGATAAAAGCTCAGAGGCGTGAAGAGAGCCACCGGGCTGACGTTTACTCCTTGGCTAGCAGGCGGCTGAGGAGAACTACTACATCTACGTTTTCCGGGCTGATGACGCCCTCCGCGACGACGTGCCTGCCTTCAGTGCGGACCACGATGAGCGACCCGCTATTCTCCTTCTGGAGGAGCACCCACTCCTCGCCTGCATCAAGGAAGCTGGAGACGGATACTGCCACGCTCTGCATCGCTCTGCCATCACTCTCGGTGGGATGGGCGAAGACGATGTCCCACTGCTCGCTGAAAACCGCCACTCTCTCTACTCCAAGGCTAGCCAACGCTTTCACCAGGCTCTGCCTGTCCAAATCTTCTATTTCCACGTAGGGTTTGCTCGCCACACGCGCTCCCTACCGCTTCCCGTACTTCTTAGAGCTTGGGCGCTACAATATAGTGTTTTCGCGATGCCTCCTGCTTTTTCTTCAAGAATAATGGTTTTATAACCCCATGCGAGGCAAGGTCTTGACCCAACATGAAACTAAGAGCCCTACTTAGAGACGAAGAAGAGGAGTGGGAGGAAGAGGAGGAAGAGTGGGAAGAGGAGGAAGAAGAAGAGGAGTGGGGCGAATTCGGAGAAGAGGAGTGGGAAGAAGAAGAAGAGGAAGAGTGGGAGGAAGAAGAGGAGGAAGAGTTCTAAAGCCGAGCTCGGCTTTTTCCGCGATTCGCTTTCCTCCTCTGCTTGGTCTTTCTCTTTGCGTGAAAGAATGCGACGAGAGCCAGCACTACCGCTGCTAATGCCGCTACAGCCAGGTGAGTAAGTTGCAGCCCGGAGCTCTCCTCAGCCTGTGCGTAGTAAACCGCTACATGTAGAAGTACTGGGTCGTGGTTGTCCGCAAAGGCCGTGATTATGAGCGTAGCGTTACCTTGACCGCAGCTTCTCAAGAAGACTAGTTGCCTAAGGCTGCTCCTAGCTGGGAGGTCTCCCAGCCTGATACTCATGTTTCTCCGCCAAGCTAGCCCGTCTATCGAGACTTCCAAACAGCCCGCGGCAGCGAGCTGGAGAAAAGTGTTCAAGGCGGCTCCGCTGCCTCCGTTGGAGATGGTGATCGTTAGCGCTACTACATCGCCTACACGCGCCTTCACTTCGCTCGGGTGGGAGGTGAGGAGTACCGCTGGAAAATCTTCCTGAGCCAGCGCGGGCAGCGCGACCAGTAGAAGAAGAACCGCTATGGTTTCTCGAGAGCGCATGTCAGGATCAATTTCTCTCCTCCCCATAAACTTTGCATCAAGCTGGAGGGAGTGCACACCTCGCCCCTGCAGATTCTGAGCTCCCAATTCCCTCCTACGCCGAAAGCCGGCACGGAGACAACTCTAATTGTGCTTCCGTTACCCTCCACCTCCAGGGCTGTGCAGCTAGATAAGGGGAGGAGCGCAGGAGAACCCGCATAAGTGTAAACTCTCCCACAGCTGAGGGTCATGTTCTCGCATGCGAGGAGAACGTCAGTGCTAACTAAGACGCTGCTGCCCGTAAGGGCTTTCTCTACGTTGTTGACGTCCGTTTTCACAGCAGCTAGCTTTTCCTTCACCTCGAGAAGCTCCACCTGAATTTTCACAAGCTCTAAGTAGACAGCGAGCAGAGTGATTGCCAGGATAAGAGATATGGAGATCGCCGCAACAAGTAAGATTTTTTCCCAATGCATCCGCCAGCTTCCCCCAAATCTCCTAAAAATTAATTTTTTCCAAGAGTCCCTCACTGACGCGTTGGCCGCCTGCTCCCTAGGCTCTAGCCCCTTAGGCTCTCCCGCTCAGCTACCGCTGGCTTTAAAGGCAGCTCGCTCGATAGGGCACGTATGAGCGCAATCGCTCTTCAGTACCTGATAGGTATCGTGTTGATGGTGATGTTTGCGTTCATCAGCGCGATGTTTCCCGAGCAGACAGGCCTCTTCTTCATTCTCTACTTCGCGGTGTTCATGGGGATTCTCTTCCTGGTGACTGGCCGGCAGGCTAGAGGGATTCTGAGAGATATCGACTACGTTAGCAAGGGTGCTCTCGTGTACGAGGCTCCTCGCGATGAGGTTCTCAAACTTCGCGAGCGCGATTTCCAGTACACGCGGCCAGAGCTCTCCGCCCAGATGAAGTACGCTATGCTTCCTTTCCTTTCCATAGTTCTCTTCCTGGTGGTCTACTCGGTTCCCCAGACTCGCGAACTGTTCATGGGTATCGGCTCTTCGCTAACTCGCGACGAGCGGCTCGCCAGCTTCTTCTCTTTCCTTGCGCTATACGGCTTCTTCTACGCAGCTTCTACTCTCATAGGCTTGTACGCGCGGCGAGCCCAAGCGCGGGTTGGGACACTCTCCATAGCCACAACTTACAAGATCACTTCCGCGGGGCTGATAGTGGACGAAAGGCTTCCCGTGAAGTTCCCGATAGAGGGGCGCGTTGTCGTGAACACTAGGCGCAAGTTCGTGGAGATAGAGATGGAGCAGAGCGTGATGGGGTCAAAGGTGAAGCAGAGGCTGCGTCTGTACCACCCCGAGCCCTCGAAGCTGGCTGCGCTCCTGAAGACTCGCGGAGGAACAGCAGAGGGGACAGCAGGCACCGCCTCCCCCTAACTTCTTCTGCCTGCTTGACCCAGGCGCGGAAAACTTAAAAGAACCCTCTTACTTCTTAGCCTCCGGCGGCCGTAGTCTAGTCTGGTAGGATGGCGGCCTGCCACGCCGCAGAGCCTTCAGGCGCGGAGATCCCGGGTTCAAATCCCGGCGGCCGCACCAACTTCTCCCCCGCAGCCCCTATGGGAAGGTTTTTAGCTTTCCCTTGTCTGCTGAGAGGTGTGGAGCGGGAGAAGGGGGAGAGGTTCATCTACGCGACTTTCGACGAGGTCAAGCAGGGGCTGACAACGGACATTTACTTTGTCAGAACCAGGAAGATTCTCGAGAAGTACGGCCTCCTCGATGCCGTGGTGCACGCTGAAGTGACGGTTAGCGGTCTCCCGGAAGGCTACTCCTGGGCTATCTTCGCAGGGCTTCGCGAGGTTTTGAAGCTGCTCAGGGGCCGCAGGGTCACCGTTTACTCCA
It encodes the following:
- the cysS gene encoding cysteine--tRNA ligase — protein: MGCLLVVPIVQRVFNTLTRSLELFEPVTPGRVSIYVCGPTVYDYTHLGHARTYVAFDVIKRYFRLRGFDVMHVQNITDIDDKIINRARQEGRDWREIVDVFTRDYWTMLSQLRISVDAHPRVTDHVQEIIRFIEELIEKGYAYVAPSGSVYFDVDTYDDYGRLSGRLDKQLWSQEEFAAEKKHPYDFALWKARKPGEPYWDSPWGPGRPGWHIECSVMSSRYFGRQFDIHGGGSDLIFPHHENERAQSEALFGTRPWVKYWLHTGMLQIRGEKMSKSLGNIIPMHEILGKYDPLVLRLWLATAHYRTPLNYTEEALEQAAQNLSRLRTSVSILKQILKEVEPKGRADEWELEVLRELSAIRSRFHESMEDDFNASAAFAEVMALSRVIFARIAEKPSYTLAVRAYSMLREFNAVLGVLDEEFAEAPRELVEDRLLDLLVEVRSVLRREKRYELSDYIRERLLELGIQLMDEKDKTRWVRMR
- a CDS encoding DUF2208 family protein, producing MSAIALQYLIGIVLMVMFAFISAMFPEQTGLFFILYFAVFMGILFLVTGRQARGILRDIDYVSKGALVYEAPRDEVLKLRERDFQYTRPELSAQMKYAMLPFLSIVLFLVVYSVPQTRELFMGIGSSLTRDERLASFFSFLALYGFFYAASTLIGLYARRAQARVGTLSIATTYKITSAGLIVDERLPVKFPIEGRVVVNTRRKFVEIEMEQSVMGSKVKQRLRLYHPEPSKLAALLKTRGGTAEGTAGTASP
- a CDS encoding iron-containing alcohol dehydrogenase, with translation MRIVFTRLDLIPRKLPERAAILSDELAARELAEIGIQPHFQVRAPDILELEEVKALLDSGGFKSIVAFGGWAAASAARALAVTKHKRLSLRESLFEYLNPSVPVVAVPFSLGFCTPLSEITVIWDSMVPVYYALLMPLDAVWLPLDKCAEAFLRDPLEAEALRAEAELLGLEPLDPSNCSAVLRFCRSYAVHGPGPLLLASASVAAVAGVEIATALKAVLEAFRNYSCEGWLRRAARRKLDLLAEHAWSYYSSFLTKIGVRSSYELLKLLRRVLACCL
- a CDS encoding ROK family protein encodes the protein MRYAIAVDIGATNTRVALGSDDGELLEVVVFATWETRDPEEYIARIASIARELERKHRVEAAGVGVGSPGPLDIRRGEVVGAPNMPFRRIEVVRPLRELLGRPVAFANDAVTAAVGEKWWGGGRDVGNFVYVTISTGIGGGVYVDGELLLGKEGNAHEVGHTVVDAEERLECGCGRRGHWEAYSSGRGIPNLTRYLAELRPDLREETSLVLDSGLSAKDVFEAFRRGDPLAREVITWVNRFNAYGFANIVDVYDPELIVVGGSVALNNQDILLEGLRRRVEKYAVNSVPEIVLTRLGGNVGILGALALGLGLEKKIPLR